The Ignicoccus islandicus DSM 13165 sequence CGACGTTAACTTGGAAGGAAAGAAAGTACTCGTAAGGGTCGACTTCAATTCCCCTGTCTCCGGGGAGGAACTACTTGACGATAGCAGAATAAGGGCACACGTTCCAACCATAAAGGAATTGCTTGATAAGGGAGCGTCAATAGTTCTGATATCCCATCAAGGGAGACCGGGCGAGCCGGACTTCATTACCCTCGAACCCCATGCAGCGAAACTTTCCAAGCTATTGGGTCAAACGGTCCAATTCGTGGACGACGTGATGGGACCGGAAGCTCGAAAAAGGATAAAGTCCCTCAAACCAGGCGAGGTATTGCTGCTAGATAACGTTAGGTTCTTAGCTGAAGAAAACATTAACGCTCCTCCAGAAAGGCAAGCTGAAACGTACTTAGTTAGGAGGTTAGCGAAACTCTTCGATCTGTACGTAAACGACGCCTTCGCCACAGCTCATAGATCTCAACCTAGCATTGTAGGGTTCCCTATGGTACTACCCGGTGTAATGGGTAGGCTAATGCAAAGGGAGGTCGAAGCATTGAGCAAAATATTCAATCCAAAGGAATCACCGAAGGTGTTCGTTCTTGGGGGAGGGAAAGTACCGGATAGCTTAAGCATCATAGAAAATATAATACAGAATAAAGTTGCAGACAGGATACTTACTACAGGATTGCTTTCCGAACTCTTCTTAGTGGCGAAGGGAATAGATCTGGGAGACAAGAACATGAAGTTCTTGGAAAGGAAGGGAATATTATCCTTGGTTCCCAAGGCCCGGCGCTTGCTCTTAATGGGAGCGCCGATAGACGTTCCCGTCGACTACGTAACTCTGGACGAGGAAACGGGGGAAGTGAAAGTTGAACCGGTTTACAATTTGACCGGCGTAATAAGGGACATAGGACCGGCAACAGTAAAGATGTATAGCGAGCTGATAAAGGAAGCGAAAATAGTCGTTATGAGAGGACCCGCTGGAGTAATGGAAGATCCCCGATTCAGAACTGGTACGAAGGAGCTCGTTAGGGCGGCCTTGGAAAGCGGTGCCTTCACAATCTTTGGAGGCGGTCACTTGACGGCAGTAATAGAGGAGCTTGGTATGAAGGAAAGGGTTGGTCACATAAGCACCGGTGGTGGAGCACTGCTCGCGTTCCTTTCAGGAAAGGAATTGCCCGCGTTGAGTGCATTGAAGGTTTCGGCATCTAAGTTCGGTTTAGTAAAATAGAAAAGTTTATTAAGACTCCATGGTTTCCTAACCATGGTCCGGCCCGGCCACAGCGACCGGGCAACACCCGGACCCATATCGAACCCGGAAGTTAAGCCGGTCGCGCGGGGTTAGGCAGTGGCGTCCGAGAGGCGCCGCAGCCGCCCCGTGCCGGGACCGGACCTCTACACTTCTATACGTCTCTTCCCTCTAACCTTAAAACTTATCGCTCCACTGAGCGCAACGAAGTAACTCGGACTCATCATGGATCGAACGTTTCCGTTCATCCAATTCGTTTCACGGGAGCCATCTAGAAGATCTGTTCGAAACGTTCTTCTATAGATTAAGATTCTCAGCTCCCTGGAACAACTAATGGGAACGTGGTGGAATTCTTAACTCTCTACTTTTCTGAAAAAACCGGGCAGTTGTAGTGAGAGCACTAGCAATAACCCTCTTGATAATGGTAACTGTGCAAGCTCTGAGCTTGACGGAACTGTGGAGCTACGTTGCTCACGGTATAACGGTTGGTATTGCGTTTTCAGAGGACGGAAAAATGGGAATCGCGCCAGCATGGGATGGCTGTGCCCACATACTAGATCCCGACGGAAACTTGATCAATAAATTTTGTGGGAAGAGTAGCATGGATGATGTGTCCTATCTCAACAATAAATTTGGATTCGTTAACTTTGATGGTTATGCTTACATCCTAAATCCCGATGGAACGCTTTGGAAGAAGATTTACGTTGGGAGCGATTACGGAGAGGCAATTGTTATGCTTCCGAACGGATTTATCGCGTGTTGGTATCGATGCGCGTACTTCGACTTCAATGGAAATGAACACTGGGACATCAACGTAGGAGTGGTCGAATATCGACCGAGCGTTTACAACAATTACATATACATAGCGGACATGTCGTGGGATAAACTCATCGTAGTAGAGCTAAATTCCGGCAATATCGTTAAAGAAATAACTTACGATGAACCAGTTGATGATACAGCAGTTTGTGGCAAGTACTTAGCGGTTACTACGGATCACTACTTGTACCTATATGAGATTGATGATCCCTTAAACCCGAGAGAGCTTTGGAAAGCTAGCGGATTCGATAACAGTGGCAGTTATGAGAGAGGTGGCATCGCGTTCTCGCCGGATTGCAGATACTTGGCTGTGGCCGACCGAGGCAACAATGAATTAAAGCTATTCAACGTAAGGGGCGAATTAGTTCTAACTAAGGAATTTCCTTCAGGCGTATGGTCGGTCGCTTGGTGGAACGATAGGATAGCAATAGGTCTTGGGAACCACGAAGTCCACGTATACAAGCTAGAGGGCTACACGCCGACAAAACTATCTCCTAAGCTCCCTCCCTCGAACGCTTACGTCCTAACCGTCACTAACCCCAACTCATACGGCCTCGAGGACTACCAAGTTAGAGTAGAGCTGCCAGAGGACCTCAAGGGCAAGCCAATCTCAATAACCTACAACGGGAACTCAGTTCCGTTCTGCTACGAGACCTCAATCGGTGAATGCACCACTGACCCAGCGCAAGGCAACGGCTACGTCTGGATAAAGGTACCGGTAATTCCGGCGAACGGACAAACCATGCTGAACGTGATAGTAGGTACCAATGGAGCAGTTAATGGAGATCAAGTGTTCGATTTCTATGACGACTTCAATAGCGGAATAAGCTGGAGCAAGTGGTTATACGATAGCTATTACGTGAACTGGCATAAAGCTGGACCAAACGGTTACATAGAAATTACTGCCGATACCGGTTGCGACGTAGTCATGGTTGGCAAGAAGAAGCTCACCTACGTCAAAGGCACTGTTGGCTTGGCCTTGGAGTGGCGCCAGAAGTACAAGTATGAAATAGCCAACAGCGGATGGGACGTATTCTATCCGCAAATACAAATAGAAAACAACGATTGTAGCGGAACGAGTGGAAGGTACTTCCTGCTGAGCGTATACGGTGATCACGCTATATGGAAACACGAAGGAACCTCGTGGAAATACTTAACACCTAGAGGCACTGGATCTCGAGACGGTAATTGGCATCTCTACCAAGGTATAATTACCAGAGATTTCAATATCATACTAAAGGAGGACGGAAGCAAGACCATAGCCAATTACAAGGAGAACTCGTGGATCGGCTTGAGCGGTTACTTGACCTTCAGAGAGGGTCGAGAATACATAGACTGGGTTAGGGTTAGGAAGTACGCTGACATAGAGCCTTATTACCACTTCCAGACTACCACGAGTACTACTATCACGAAAACTATCACGAAAACCGTTACCCAAACGGCGATCCACTACGTTACTTCTACAATAACTAAGACCCTCACAGTAACTCCAGTAGCGGGGGCAGTCCCTAAGCCCTCCGTCCCCCAATCCCTCAAGCCTTTAATTGAGAAGATGTATGAGCCTTACGACGACTTGGACAAGGCCTATAATTCCTTGAGCAAAGTGAACAACCCGTTGGTAGATGCGATTAGGAAGGAGATGCAGAAGAGGGCGTGGAGCATTGCGGAACTGGGGAGGGTCAAGTCGACCTTGAACCAATTGCTCAACTACCTATCCGATTACTTGGAAGCAAGGGAGAGGCTGGAGAAATTGCTTGACAGCGAGGCCAATTACACTACAGTGTTCGAAATATCCAATTTGGTTCAGAGGATGAAGGTCGATTACGGGATGATGGAGAAGCTCTCCCAAGAGCTGGCCAACCAAGTTAGGGAGCTCAAAGCGAACGAGCCCTCTGTTGATCTTCGAGCGGTCAAGGCCCAAGTGGGGGACTTGAATCAGTTGCTCAACAAGTTGGGGAGGAAAATTAGCGTTAAGGAGATGTTCGAGCTGAAGAAGAGGATCGAGGTAGTAGGAATAGGGAAGGTCATAGACGCGTACTTGAAGGAGAAGGTGGAGGAGCTAAAGGAGACCTACGATCAGTTTTCCAAGGCTTGGAACTCCTTGATGGCTCAAATGAAGAGCGAGCTAGGGACTTACGAGGAGATAGCCAAAGTGGTGAGCGGGTAAAGGAAGTTTTTGTTTCACTCTCTAAAGTTAAGAGTTCTCAAAAACCACTTCGTTAACTTGGGGACCCTAAAAGGTTGAACGTAAGCAAATAAAAATTTACCTTTGACAGAGTAAAGTAACCGGGTTCAGTTGGGTTACAGTTAGTGTTGCCGTACAAGGCCCTATGGCTAGAACTTGTAGCGGACCTTTGGCAATGGTCCACACGAACTGACCTCCGCACGGACCCTTGGTCCACGAACCCCCATAGGCCTTGTATACTGTGTTCGTTCCAGCGACTTCGCTATAAACGGTAAAGCCCTCGCCGACGTATATGGTCGGGCAACTGCCTTTACAGCTGATCACAGCTACGTTACTCGATGGAACTAAGAATTCCATTGGAACGTAGTTCTCCGCAGAAATCACAGCCGTTCTGTAAGTGGTCTCGTATGTAACTTTCTTCACTAAATCGGTTGCCTTAACGCATCCGCTTACCGTAGCGTACTCGGTGTTAGTAACTACTGTAGTTACGGTCTCGGTCACTGTAACTGTCTGGGTCAACTTAACCGTTACGACCTTAATTGAGTTAGGTAAGCTCTCCTTGGTTGTCGAAAAGGTGACGTTGAAGTAACCGAACTTCTTCAACAAGCTGAAGGCTATTAGGAATTCGGCGGTTGCCTTGTCGTCCGGCAGACCTATTTCGTTCTTCAAGAACCCTTGGGGGGATAGCCTCTTCGCTAGCTCCTTGGTCAGTTCGTGATTGCCGTATAGCTCGTTCAGAGCAGAACACCATATTAAGGCCTCTAGTGACTTTACTTCGTTCATCAAGTCCAACAATGAATATATCCAAGGCGGTTCCACGCCAATTAGCTTGGAGAAGAACCCTGCCTTGCAAGCGCAAGCCAGGCCGGAGTCGATCACGTCGAGCAGGCTAGCGCTCTTCACGTCTTCAACGAAGCTCTCCCACGAGGGCATTCCTACCATTGCGTATACGAAGGCCTTCTCGGCTTTCGAACAGATCGTATTGGACTCTACTTCCAACAAGTCCCTCGGTACCTTATACCCCATTATCTTCAATGCGAGCGCTGCTTCCAGTTTGTAAGTTACGCCTTCGCCTTTCAACGCCTTTTCAATTAAGAGCTCGTTAGGCGTCATTCCGTTCATTACTTGAGCCAGTATTAACGCACCGGGATACTTGCCATTAACTTCCAAGTAATCCATCGAGGCTTTCAGGTCCACTGAAACTGCATAGCTCAACGAAGCTATCAAAAGGAAGGCCAACGTAACGCTACTCCATTTAAGCATACGTCGAGCCCTAGAACCAGTGCTAGATTTACACAGAAAAAGTTACCCCTAGCTAGCGAATGTACTATTCCCCTAGAGCTTCCTCTTATCGATTACTCTCTTAGCCTTTCCTCCCTCGACTCTAGGAATTTCACCTGGATCCATAACCTTGACTCTCGGTGATATTATCAAGACCTCCCTTAACTTGTACTCGAGTTCTCTTGCTAGTTTCTCCTTATCTTCGTCACTCAATTTCTCTTTAGACTCAACGAATACGTACATCCTATCTAGGTTGCCTTCCCTCTCTACTACTATTTGATAGTTATGACCAACCCTAGGATCTGACAAGAGCGTTATTTCGACGGCAGATGGGAACACGTTCACGCCATTTATTATTAACATGTCGTCGGCCCTTCCCTTTATTCTAGCGATCTTTCTCATAGTTCTACCACATTCACAGCTTCTAGTATCATAGATGAAGGTTAGATCGTTCGTCCAATATCGAAGCAAAGGCATGGCCTCGTGGGTTATTGGCGTGACTACTAGAACGCCCTCCTCCTCGGGTTCGAGCACCTCGCCCGTCTTGGGGTCTACAACTTCTACTATGTAATGGTCTTCCCATACGTGTAAACCGTTATGGTATTGACATTCCATTGCCGTACCGGGACCGTACAGCTCGCTCATGCCATAGATATCGTACGAGTCCATGTCCCAGAGCTCGTTAATCCTCTTCCTCAACTCATCGCTCCACATTTCCGCACCAAATATACCAGTCCTAACCTTGGTGTCCTTAGCTGGATCAATACCCATTTCCAAGGCTACCTCAGCGAGTCTCAACGCGTAGTTAGGAACGGCTCCTAACACCGTTGCGCCGAGATCCTTTATCATTTGAACGTGCCTCTGAGTAAATCCGGTTCCGGCCGGAACTACCATTGCGCCTAGTTTCTGACCGCCGTAGTGGAAGCCCAGTCCCCCCGTGAACCAATGGTAACCTAAAGCAACGTACAATATATCGTCTTTAGTGACGCCTGCTGCGGCAAAGCTCCTGGCCATTAAGTTCGACCAATTCTCAATGTCTGTTGCTGTGTATCCAACTACTGTCGGCTTCCCCGTGGTTCCCGAGGATGCGTGAATTTCTATTACCTCACTTAAGGGAACCGCGAACATTCCGTAGGGATAAGCTTCTCTTAAATCGTTCTTATAAGTAAATGGAATCTTTCTCAAGTCTTCGAGGCTCCTTATATCGTCAGGGGTGATACCAGCTTCTTGGAACTTCCTTCGATATATTGGAACGTTCTCGTAGGCTCTTCTAACGGTCTCCTTTAGCCTCTTAAGTTGTATTCTCTCTATCTCCTCTCTAGGCGCTTTCTCTATAGGATCTAATATATATGGTTTACCCATTCCTCCTAATCACCTCCATTACAACGAATGCGAGTGCTGAAGCTAGTATGGTTACGCAAAAACTCATATCCATGAAAGGTAACTTAAAGCTTAAGGCTTTCGCGAAGCCATAGAGGA is a genomic window containing:
- a CDS encoding phosphoglycerate kinase, translated to MATLDDVNLEGKKVLVRVDFNSPVSGEELLDDSRIRAHVPTIKELLDKGASIVLISHQGRPGEPDFITLEPHAAKLSKLLGQTVQFVDDVMGPEARKRIKSLKPGEVLLLDNVRFLAEENINAPPERQAETYLVRRLAKLFDLYVNDAFATAHRSQPSIVGFPMVLPGVMGRLMQREVEALSKIFNPKESPKVFVLGGGKVPDSLSIIENIIQNKVADRILTTGLLSELFLVAKGIDLGDKNMKFLERKGILSLVPKARRLLLMGAPIDVPVDYVTLDEETGEVKVEPVYNLTGVIRDIGPATVKMYSELIKEAKIVVMRGPAGVMEDPRFRTGTKELVRAALESGAFTIFGGGHLTAVIEELGMKERVGHISTGGGALLAFLSGKELPALSALKVSASKFGLVK
- a CDS encoding phenylacetate--CoA ligase family protein; translation: MGKPYILDPIEKAPREEIERIQLKRLKETVRRAYENVPIYRRKFQEAGITPDDIRSLEDLRKIPFTYKNDLREAYPYGMFAVPLSEVIEIHASSGTTGKPTVVGYTATDIENWSNLMARSFAAAGVTKDDILYVALGYHWFTGGLGFHYGGQKLGAMVVPAGTGFTQRHVQMIKDLGATVLGAVPNYALRLAEVALEMGIDPAKDTKVRTGIFGAEMWSDELRKRINELWDMDSYDIYGMSELYGPGTAMECQYHNGLHVWEDHYIVEVVDPKTGEVLEPEEEGVLVVTPITHEAMPLLRYWTNDLTFIYDTRSCECGRTMRKIARIKGRADDMLIINGVNVFPSAVEITLLSDPRVGHNYQIVVEREGNLDRMYVFVESKEKLSDEDKEKLARELEYKLREVLIISPRVKVMDPGEIPRVEGGKAKRVIDKRKL
- a CDS encoding DUF2341 domain-containing protein — translated: MRALAITLLIMVTVQALSLTELWSYVAHGITVGIAFSEDGKMGIAPAWDGCAHILDPDGNLINKFCGKSSMDDVSYLNNKFGFVNFDGYAYILNPDGTLWKKIYVGSDYGEAIVMLPNGFIACWYRCAYFDFNGNEHWDINVGVVEYRPSVYNNYIYIADMSWDKLIVVELNSGNIVKEITYDEPVDDTAVCGKYLAVTTDHYLYLYEIDDPLNPRELWKASGFDNSGSYERGGIAFSPDCRYLAVADRGNNELKLFNVRGELVLTKEFPSGVWSVAWWNDRIAIGLGNHEVHVYKLEGYTPTKLSPKLPPSNAYVLTVTNPNSYGLEDYQVRVELPEDLKGKPISITYNGNSVPFCYETSIGECTTDPAQGNGYVWIKVPVIPANGQTMLNVIVGTNGAVNGDQVFDFYDDFNSGISWSKWLYDSYYVNWHKAGPNGYIEITADTGCDVVMVGKKKLTYVKGTVGLALEWRQKYKYEIANSGWDVFYPQIQIENNDCSGTSGRYFLLSVYGDHAIWKHEGTSWKYLTPRGTGSRDGNWHLYQGIITRDFNIILKEDGSKTIANYKENSWIGLSGYLTFREGREYIDWVRVRKYADIEPYYHFQTTTSTTITKTITKTVTQTAIHYVTSTITKTLTVTPVAGAVPKPSVPQSLKPLIEKMYEPYDDLDKAYNSLSKVNNPLVDAIRKEMQKRAWSIAELGRVKSTLNQLLNYLSDYLEARERLEKLLDSEANYTTVFEISNLVQRMKVDYGMMEKLSQELANQVRELKANEPSVDLRAVKAQVGDLNQLLNKLGRKISVKEMFELKKRIEVVGIGKVIDAYLKEKVEELKETYDQFSKAWNSLMAQMKSELGTYEEIAKVVSG